From the genome of Sphingobacterium kitahiroshimense, one region includes:
- a CDS encoding MFS transporter — translation MQAHKIPLFKHWVSEWLARSVIFAILMTCLFSFALYSSPVTVMGYYGVAPTDVQYAMVLIYGSTVTFLALDSRIVKYFTSRKYLLIGLATNGICTLICFHSKSWPLFLICQFAQGITCALLSGIVLHLVFPRLHSTRARVIGYTILYAGIQISIPLYSIYCSMVLHYLDFNWLFYGANILLLLLTVTVLITIDAKARLHKKIPLYQVDWIGYLFYTSFVLLLGYILIYGRQLGWFSSTLICQLVLAAMCILILFIIREMRLKRPLINLRIFKAKNFVMGLLLLFVFYLFKGSTGLTYSHLETILKTDPLHTIPIWLAVISGTVLSMYVTARFILLGTHLIRMIIVGFIIMGLYYSYMLLFISVTGSTADFILPMFIYGIATGVLFVPIVTFTASAAPAKIAVNASLIGILARFIGFCSSMAINNELQLFTRAAVQDQVRHAVNQINPQLPLTLQQIEQTYQNAGNDGLKSQVAANAFFNTMLKEQILARASRDYYDLMLTGVVLVIIILIFLPKLQQVVLRLTKFNVPY, via the coding sequence ATGCAAGCACACAAAATTCCTTTATTTAAACACTGGGTATCCGAGTGGCTGGCCAGATCCGTTATCTTCGCCATCCTGATGACCTGCTTATTCAGTTTTGCCCTCTACAGCAGTCCTGTAACCGTGATGGGCTATTATGGTGTAGCACCCACAGATGTACAATATGCCATGGTACTCATCTATGGATCGACGGTCACATTTCTGGCCCTCGATTCCCGTATTGTGAAATACTTCACCTCACGCAAATACCTCTTGATCGGATTAGCGACCAATGGTATCTGCACATTGATCTGCTTCCATAGTAAAAGCTGGCCCCTCTTTCTCATCTGTCAATTTGCACAGGGCATCACCTGCGCACTGCTATCGGGTATTGTACTCCATCTGGTGTTCCCCAGACTGCATAGCACCCGGGCCAGAGTCATCGGGTACACCATCCTCTATGCTGGCATTCAGATTTCTATTCCACTATATTCCATCTACTGCAGCATGGTGCTTCATTATCTGGATTTCAACTGGCTGTTTTACGGAGCCAATATCTTACTGCTTCTGCTCACCGTTACGGTATTGATCACGATAGATGCCAAAGCAAGATTGCATAAAAAGATACCGCTCTATCAGGTGGACTGGATCGGCTACCTCTTCTATACCAGTTTTGTACTGCTCTTGGGCTATATCCTCATTTACGGCAGGCAGCTGGGCTGGTTCAGCAGTACCCTGATCTGCCAGCTGGTTCTGGCCGCAATGTGCATCCTCATACTTTTTATCATCAGAGAAATGCGGTTAAAACGTCCGTTGATTAATCTGCGGATTTTCAAAGCGAAAAACTTTGTTATGGGTCTTTTACTGCTTTTTGTATTTTACCTCTTCAAAGGGAGTACAGGACTGACCTACAGCCATCTGGAAACGATCTTAAAAACCGATCCTTTACATACCATTCCCATTTGGTTGGCTGTCATATCCGGAACAGTACTGAGTATGTATGTAACAGCGCGCTTTATACTATTGGGAACCCATCTGATTCGGATGATCATCGTCGGATTTATCATCATGGGCTTGTATTATAGCTATATGCTGCTCTTTATTTCCGTGACCGGATCGACAGCAGACTTTATACTGCCTATGTTTATCTATGGTATTGCGACGGGAGTTTTATTTGTGCCTATCGTCACCTTCACAGCATCCGCTGCTCCTGCTAAAATCGCTGTAAATGCATCACTCATCGGTATTCTGGCTCGATTTATCGGATTTTGCAGCAGTATGGCAATTAACAACGAACTGCAGTTATTTACCCGGGCCGCGGTTCAGGATCAGGTACGCCATGCGGTCAACCAGATCAATCCGCAGTTGCCCCTTACCTTGCAGCAGATCGAACAGACCTATCAAAATGCAGGTAATGACGGCTTAAAATCGCAGGTGGCCGCCAATGCCTTCTTCAATACCATGCTCAAAGAACAGATCCTCGCCCGCGCAAGCCGCGATTATTATGACCTGATGCTTACCGGAGTCGTACTGGTCATTATTATTCTGATCTTTTTACCCAAACTGCAGCAGGTGGTACTGAGATTGACAAAATTCAATGTTCCTTATTAG
- a CDS encoding HlyD family secretion protein produces MDKNKTDKIVVAITKWLGILLLVGISSWCVVYFWKGYQFEQTNDAQIDAYLSPVNAKVGGYISKIYFQDNQQVKKGDTLLLIEESEYGLKQEAALAELMSSRAKLPILSAHEDTQLKTIEVIKAHLSGSKAKLTQQQKEFNRYQNLLAEQSTTQQKFDHVEANLAINQADYDESQANLQVAQSRLQDFKAQRSAIEAEIRIKEALLKRQELDVRYTVITAPFDGQLGKKNIQEGQLVQPGQTLAFLTNDTEEKWVVANFMETQIGNLHIGNTVNIEVDAFPGEQFTGTIQSISPTTGSRYSLLPPDNATGNFVKIIQRMPVRIKLNESQGLAKLAAGMNAHVYVVKN; encoded by the coding sequence ATGGACAAAAATAAAACAGATAAAATTGTAGTCGCGATCACCAAATGGTTAGGCATCTTATTATTGGTCGGTATCAGCAGCTGGTGCGTCGTCTATTTCTGGAAAGGATATCAATTCGAGCAAACCAACGATGCGCAGATCGATGCCTACCTCTCACCCGTAAACGCAAAAGTCGGTGGATACATCAGCAAGATTTATTTCCAGGATAACCAACAGGTAAAAAAAGGCGATACCTTATTGCTCATCGAGGAAAGTGAATACGGACTGAAACAGGAGGCCGCATTGGCCGAACTGATGAGTTCACGTGCAAAACTCCCGATCCTCAGTGCCCATGAAGATACCCAGCTCAAGACCATCGAAGTAATCAAAGCACATCTTTCCGGATCAAAGGCAAAACTAACACAGCAACAAAAAGAATTTAACCGCTATCAGAACCTGCTAGCTGAACAATCCACCACACAGCAGAAATTTGATCATGTGGAGGCAAACTTGGCCATCAATCAAGCGGACTATGATGAATCGCAGGCTAACCTGCAGGTTGCGCAGTCCAGACTGCAAGATTTCAAAGCCCAGCGATCGGCGATTGAGGCCGAAATCCGGATCAAAGAAGCCCTGCTCAAAAGACAGGAATTGGATGTCCGCTACACCGTGATCACCGCACCTTTTGATGGGCAACTGGGTAAAAAAAACATTCAGGAAGGACAATTGGTACAACCGGGACAAACCTTAGCATTTCTCACCAATGATACCGAAGAGAAATGGGTCGTGGCCAATTTTATGGAAACCCAGATAGGCAACCTACATATCGGAAATACGGTCAATATTGAAGTCGATGCCTTTCCCGGAGAGCAATTCACCGGAACCATCCAGTCCATTTCCCCCACTACCGGATCGCGCTACTCCCTGTTACCTCCCGATAATGCCACAGGTAATTTCGTGAAGATCATCCAGCGCATGCCTGTCCGCATTAAACTAAACGAAAGCCAAGGGCTAGCCAAACTCGCTGCCGGCATGAACGCACATGTATATGTGGTAAAAAATTAA